The proteins below come from a single Streptomyces sp. MRC013 genomic window:
- the cas7e gene encoding type I-E CRISPR-associated protein Cas7/Cse4/CasC, producing MTRTILDIHILQNVPPNNMNRDDTGTPKSAYYGGVRRARVSSQAWKRATRSRFNELLPPEDLGVRTKKVVEALAERITAHDPALAEAAVKLAEETLRTATGSSFEVPKRKSKDGDEAAVSESKYLMFLSRRQLDALAEVAVDASGGGDVEQLKKSLKDKEQKSRARNAVDTRHSVDIALFGRMVADSADLNVEAATQVAHALSVHRSDIESDYYTAVDDRSGESESGAGMIGTVDFHSATLYRYAAVDVDELQRNLGVGLKEDEPPGTPASKAVAAFLEAFVTSLPTGKINSFGNHTLPSAVIVTIRDRWPISFVGAFEEPVPKSPEGGFLRESCRRLAAYVPDLERQYGIAGRPTWVFRVGEETRALAGLGTNVTLPALLDQVKSAVAERLESGA from the coding sequence GTGACCCGCACCATCCTCGACATCCACATCCTCCAGAACGTGCCGCCGAACAACATGAACCGGGACGACACCGGGACACCCAAGTCCGCCTACTACGGCGGTGTACGCCGGGCGCGGGTGTCGAGCCAGGCGTGGAAGCGCGCCACCCGGAGCCGGTTCAACGAGCTGCTGCCGCCGGAGGACCTCGGTGTGCGGACGAAGAAAGTGGTCGAAGCGCTGGCGGAACGCATCACCGCGCACGACCCGGCGCTGGCCGAAGCCGCCGTGAAGCTCGCCGAGGAGACCCTGCGGACGGCCACCGGTTCGTCGTTCGAGGTACCGAAGCGGAAGAGCAAGGACGGCGACGAGGCAGCGGTCTCGGAATCGAAGTACCTGATGTTCCTCAGCAGGCGGCAACTGGACGCGCTCGCCGAAGTGGCTGTGGACGCCAGCGGCGGCGGGGACGTGGAGCAGCTCAAGAAGTCCTTGAAGGACAAGGAGCAGAAGTCGAGGGCACGCAACGCGGTCGACACCCGCCACTCGGTGGACATCGCGCTCTTCGGGCGGATGGTGGCGGACTCCGCCGACCTCAACGTGGAGGCCGCGACGCAGGTCGCGCACGCGCTGAGCGTGCACCGATCCGACATCGAGTCGGACTACTACACGGCGGTGGACGATCGCAGCGGGGAGTCCGAGTCGGGCGCGGGCATGATCGGCACGGTCGACTTCCACTCCGCGACGCTGTACCGGTACGCGGCGGTCGACGTCGACGAGCTCCAGCGCAACCTGGGTGTCGGCCTCAAGGAGGACGAGCCCCCGGGCACGCCCGCGTCGAAGGCCGTCGCCGCCTTCCTGGAGGCGTTCGTCACCTCCCTGCCGACCGGCAAGATCAACTCCTTCGGCAACCACACCCTGCCCTCCGCCGTCATCGTCACGATCCGCGACCGGTGGCCGATCAGCTTCGTCGGCGCCTTCGAGGAGCCGGTCCCCAAGTCCCCGGAAGGGGGGTTCCTCCGGGAGAGCTGCCGCCGGCTCGCCGCGTACGTACCCGACCTGGAGCGGCAGTACGGCATCGCGGGCCGGCCCACCTGGGTGTTCCGCGTCGGCGAGGAAACGCGGGCGCTGGCGGGACTGGGCACCAACGTGACCTTGCCCGCCCTGCTGGACCAGGTCAAAAGCGCGGTGGCCGAACGCCTGGAGTCCGGAGCATGA
- the casB gene encoding type I-E CRISPR-associated protein Cse2/CasB — protein sequence MAPTPPAFRDRVGADGSGPTAPSPSLPHEAVSRTLGRLQTGYRQDVPWAVAAVARLRREAGRDAHASPTAWGLDHLETLSELREERRMSEREGHDGGSVAPAYFSSAARVGQEERERREDTAVHIAVTLWALHQQSLRDEPMHLAGWSLGRAVRRLAHGRTGVRDSGAAVDSAGADPVAKQVEDASETVRRRFVRIGTASDTDVLATRLREMVLLLRSARIPLDYALLADRLLRWQDENRRDDVRRTWGRDFHRRHEHPGPARTGGGSDEADTDAVSAEDLDVADLDS from the coding sequence ATGGCACCGACTCCTCCGGCCTTCCGGGACAGGGTGGGCGCGGACGGAAGCGGCCCCACCGCCCCATCCCCCTCGCTCCCTCACGAGGCCGTTTCGCGCACCCTGGGCCGACTGCAGACCGGCTACCGGCAGGACGTTCCCTGGGCGGTCGCGGCCGTCGCCCGGCTGCGCCGAGAAGCCGGACGGGACGCACACGCCTCCCCCACCGCCTGGGGTCTCGACCACCTGGAGACCCTGAGCGAACTCCGCGAAGAGCGGCGGATGTCGGAGCGGGAGGGACACGATGGCGGGAGCGTCGCGCCCGCCTACTTCTCCTCCGCGGCTCGCGTCGGGCAGGAGGAGCGAGAACGGCGTGAGGACACGGCCGTCCACATCGCCGTGACGCTGTGGGCGCTGCACCAGCAGTCCCTGCGGGACGAGCCCATGCACCTGGCCGGGTGGTCGCTCGGTCGTGCCGTGCGCCGTCTGGCCCACGGGAGGACCGGCGTCCGTGACAGCGGCGCGGCCGTCGACAGCGCCGGCGCGGACCCGGTGGCGAAGCAGGTCGAAGATGCCAGCGAGACCGTACGTCGGCGGTTCGTCCGCATCGGGACCGCATCGGACACGGACGTCCTGGCGACCCGGCTGCGCGAGATGGTGCTGCTGCTGCGCTCCGCGCGCATCCCCCTCGACTACGCGCTCCTCGCCGACCGGCTCCTGCGGTGGCAGGACGAGAACCGCCGGGACGACGTGCGCCGGACCTGGGGACGCGACTTCCACCGGCGCCACGAACACCCCGGCCCTGCCCGTACGGGTGGCGGGAGCGACGAGGCCGACACGGATGCCGTATCGGCGGAGGACCTCGATGTGGCCGACCTCGACTCCTGA
- a CDS encoding DUF4996 domain-containing protein — MLEEVVVTRYVTPLREGGSLPGIVEADDLGTYVMKFTGAGQGRKTLVAEVICGRLGHRLGLRVPELVAIQLDPVIGLGEPDQEVQELLKASGGLNLGMDYLPGSIGFDPLAYEMDPVEAGRVVWFDALINNVDRSWRNPNMLVWHGDPWLIDHGATMIWQHNWPGASASAAKPYDASDHVLAAYGPDVAAAAAELAPRVTEELLHEVAADVPDEWLVDEPGFDTPDAVRRAYVEALLPRAATVHERITVGERTVRRASRAPGWLTDRPAPRPRAAGSGAAGSGERKDGGE, encoded by the coding sequence GTGTTGGAAGAGGTCGTAGTGACCCGCTACGTCACGCCCCTGCGTGAGGGTGGCTCGCTCCCGGGGATCGTCGAGGCCGACGATCTCGGCACGTACGTCATGAAGTTCACCGGTGCGGGCCAGGGCCGCAAGACGCTCGTCGCCGAGGTGATCTGCGGCCGGCTGGGCCACCGCCTCGGCCTGCGCGTGCCCGAGCTGGTCGCCATCCAACTGGATCCGGTCATCGGCCTGGGGGAGCCCGACCAGGAGGTGCAGGAGCTGCTCAAGGCCAGCGGCGGGCTGAACCTCGGCATGGACTACCTGCCGGGCTCCATCGGCTTCGATCCCCTCGCCTACGAGATGGACCCGGTGGAGGCGGGCCGGGTGGTCTGGTTCGACGCGCTGATCAACAACGTCGACCGCTCCTGGCGCAACCCCAACATGCTGGTCTGGCACGGCGACCCCTGGCTCATCGACCACGGCGCCACCATGATCTGGCAGCACAACTGGCCCGGCGCGTCGGCGTCCGCCGCCAAGCCGTACGACGCCTCCGACCACGTCCTGGCCGCGTACGGCCCCGACGTGGCCGCGGCGGCCGCCGAACTGGCGCCGCGGGTCACCGAGGAGCTGCTGCACGAGGTGGCCGCCGACGTGCCCGACGAGTGGCTGGTCGACGAGCCCGGCTTCGACACGCCCGACGCCGTGCGGCGCGCCTACGTCGAGGCGCTGCTCCCGAGGGCCGCGACGGTCCACGAGCGGATCACCGTGGGGGAGCGGACCGTGCGCAGGGCCTCGCGGGCGCCCGGCTGGCTGACCGACCGCCCCGCCCCCCGGCCCCGCGCCGCGGGGAGCGGCGCGGCCGGGTCCGGCGAGCGGAAGGACGGCGGCGAATGA
- a CDS encoding DUF3037 domain-containing protein, producing MTGRKVFEYALLRVVPRVDRGECFNAGVVVYCRAEGFVAARTHLDERKLAVLDPRADVAGVRAALRAVEDVCRGGDDAGQACREDAGRRFRWLVAPRSTVVQPGPVHTGLTADPEAEVERLLDLLVR from the coding sequence ATGACCGGGCGGAAGGTCTTCGAGTACGCCCTGCTGCGCGTCGTGCCGCGCGTCGACCGCGGCGAGTGCTTCAACGCGGGCGTGGTGGTCTACTGCCGCGCCGAGGGCTTCGTGGCCGCGCGGACGCACCTGGACGAGCGGAAGCTGGCGGTGCTCGACCCGCGGGCCGACGTCGCCGGCGTGCGGGCCGCCCTGCGCGCCGTGGAGGACGTCTGCCGCGGCGGGGACGACGCCGGACAGGCGTGCCGCGAGGACGCCGGGCGCCGCTTCCGCTGGCTGGTCGCGCCCCGTTCCACCGTCGTCCAGCCCGGGCCCGTGCACACCGGGCTCACCGCGGATCCGGAGGCCGAGGTCGAACGGCTGCTGGACCTGCTCGTCCGCTGA
- a CDS encoding SDR family oxidoreductase, whose amino-acid sequence MENSELPEPTGRVALVTGGSRGIGYGIAEALVARGDRVCITGRGEEALGKAVERLGPDRAVHVAGKAHDEAHQAVAVERTMEAFGRVDYLVNNAGTNPVFGPMADLDLNVARKVYETNVISALGFAQQTWRAWQREHGGAIVNVASIAGVAASPFVGAYGMSKAAMINLTLQLAHEFAPAVRVNAIAPAVVKTRFAQALYEGREAEAAAAYPLGRLGTPSDISGAAAFLTSDQSGWMTGQTLVVDGGIFLNAGVG is encoded by the coding sequence GTGGAGAACAGCGAACTGCCCGAGCCGACCGGCCGGGTCGCCCTGGTCACCGGCGGCAGCCGGGGCATCGGCTACGGGATCGCCGAGGCGCTCGTCGCGCGCGGCGACCGCGTCTGCATCACCGGGCGGGGCGAGGAGGCGCTCGGGAAGGCCGTCGAACGGCTCGGTCCCGACCGCGCCGTCCACGTCGCGGGCAAGGCCCACGACGAGGCCCACCAGGCGGTCGCCGTCGAGCGGACCATGGAGGCCTTCGGCCGCGTGGACTACCTGGTCAACAACGCCGGGACCAACCCCGTCTTCGGCCCGATGGCCGACCTCGACCTCAACGTGGCCCGCAAGGTCTACGAGACCAACGTCATCTCGGCGCTCGGCTTCGCCCAGCAGACCTGGAGGGCCTGGCAGAGGGAGCACGGCGGCGCGATCGTGAACGTCGCGTCGATCGCCGGCGTCGCCGCCTCCCCGTTCGTGGGGGCGTACGGGATGAGCAAGGCGGCGATGATCAACCTCACGCTGCAGCTCGCCCACGAGTTCGCCCCGGCCGTCCGGGTCAACGCGATCGCCCCGGCCGTCGTGAAGACCAGGTTCGCGCAGGCCCTCTACGAGGGCCGCGAGGCGGAGGCGGCGGCCGCCTACCCGCTCGGCAGGCTCGGCACGCCCTCGGACATCAGCGGCGCCGCCGCGTTCCTCACCTCGGACCAGTCGGGTTGGATGACCGGGCAGACGCTGGTCGTGGACGGAGGTATCTTCCTCAATGCCGGAGTCGGCTGA